Proteins co-encoded in one Juglans regia cultivar Chandler chromosome 16, Walnut 2.0, whole genome shotgun sequence genomic window:
- the LOC109003297 gene encoding BURP domain-containing protein BNM2A-like, translating to MGSGFASSSWSLFLHLLIIMSAHGSGARELTKKHPGEFIDHHDPASKHGELGKSMLGYHMDDDIHIRLRDSQHHAMDDPAELDHDHVHQGTHRKHAHAYRPSSHMDHMDPSSMIFFTSKDLKVGKRMPVYFPKRDPSTSPHLLPREEAEAVPFSSKELPHLLEFFSFSRDSPQAKAMEDTLRQCENEPIKGETKFCATSLESMLDFASGTLGLDSNFRVLTTSHLTKSTTLLQNYTFLKTPEEIPAPMMVACHTMPYPFAVFYCHSQESENKVFKVALGGENGDRVEALAVCHMDTSQWSPDHASFRLLGVQPGTSSVCHFFPADNLVWVPTKLSI from the exons atgggttctGGGTTTGCATCTTCATCTTGGAGCCTCTTCCTTCATCTACTAATCATTATG AGTGCTCATGGAAGTGGAGCGAGGGAGTTGACCAAAAAACACCCGGGAGAGTTTATAGATCATCATGATCCTGCAAGCAAGCATGGAGAGTTGGGAAAATCCATGTTGGGATATCATATGGATGATGATATCCATATAAGACTACGTGATTCCCAGCACCATGCCATGGATGATCCTGCTGAGCTAGACCATGATCATGTTCATCAAGGAACGCATAGAAAGCATGCTCATGCTTATCGGCCTTCATCCCACATGGATCACATGGATCCTTCCTCCATGATCTTCTTTACATCGAAGGATCTAAAGGTAGGAAAAAGAATGCCCGTCTATTTCCCAAAAAGGGATCCTTCAACTTCTCCTCACTTGTTGCCTAGAGAAGAAGCTGAAGCAGTTCCCTTCTCATCAAAGGAACTCCCACACCTTCTTgaattcttctccttctcccgAGACTCTCCCCAGGCCAAAGCCATGGAAGATACACTTAGACAATGTGAGAATGAACCCATCAAAGGAGAGACCAAGTTCTGTGCCACCTCCTTGGAGTCCATGCTTGATTTTGCAAGTGGCACTCTGGGGTTGGATTCCAACTTCCGAGTTTTGACAACTTCCCACCTCACCAAGTCAACCACCCTTCTCCAGAACTACACTTTCCTGAAAACCCCAGAGGAAATTCCTGCTCCCATGATGGTAGCATGTCACACCATGCCCTACCCTTTCGCAGTTTTCTATTGCCATAGCCAAGAAAGTGAGAACAAGGTGTTTAAGGTTGCCCTGGGTGGTGAGAATGGAGATAGGGTGGAAGCTCTTGCTGTTTGCCACATGGATACCTCTCAATGGAGCCCTGATCATGCGTCGTTTCGCCTTCTTGGGGTTCAGCCTGGGACCTCCAGCGTCTGCCATTTCTTCCCAGCAGATAATCTTGTCTGGGTTCCAACAAAGTTGTCAATTTAG
- the LOC109003300 gene encoding organ-specific protein P4-like: MKSISAFLLLFSLFLLVLVNLSDARRDPGDYWKSIMKDQPIPEAIKGLLHRDLPYASDARENDHFLKDFDVTPNAIIYHAHVEDKDEKKPACVEDFEQKSHTELNLIQG; the protein is encoded by the exons ATGAAGTCTATCTCTGCATTCTTGCTTCTCTTTTCTCTGTTCCTG CTTGTGCTTGTCAACCTCAGCGATGCCAGAAGAGACCCAGGAGACTACTGGAAAAGCATAATGAAAGACCAACCCATCCCAGAAGCAATCAAAGGCCTTTTGCATCGAGATCTTCCATATGCCTCTGATGCCagggaaaatgatcattttcttaaAGATTTTGACGTTACTCCTAATGCTATTATATATCATGCCCACGTTGAGGATAAAGATGAGAAGAAGCCAGCTTGTGTCGAGGACTTTGAACAAAAGAGCCACACAGAGCTGAATCTGATCCAGGGCTGA
- the LOC109003299 gene encoding mediator of RNA polymerase II transcription subunit 32-like, with product MDSTVDSLNNAYQEFVVAAANVLEAEEISGAQKTAATDAALENFKQRWDLFRVACDQADEFMESVKQRIGSECLVDEATGSLARKPGQSANTGLPRISAVQLEQTSKIVRWLVIELQHGSGTGASHSHPSAPFDARFSEDAAQ from the coding sequence ATGGACAGCACAGTAGATTCTCTGAACAATGCATATCAGGAGTTTGTGGTTGCAGCAGCTAATGTGCTTGAAGCCGAGGAGATTTCTGGTGCCCAGAAAACAGCAGCCACAGATGCTGCTCTAGAAAATTTTAAGCAGAGGTGGGATTTGTTCAGAGTTGCTTGTGACCAAGCGGACGAGTTCATGGAGTCTGTGAAGCAAAGGATTGGATCAGAGTGCCTTGTGGATGAAGCAACTGGCTCACTGGCTCGGAAGCCAGGGCAGTCTGCCAATACTGGTCTCCCACGCATTAGTGCAGTACAGTTGGAACAGACGAGTAAGATTGTTCGATGGCTTGTGATTGAACTACAACATGGTTCTGGAACTGGTGCTTCCCATTCCCACCCTTCAGCTCCTTTTGATGCTAGGTTTTCTGAAGATGCAGCTCAATAG